Below is a window of Solanum stenotomum isolate F172 chromosome 7, ASM1918654v1, whole genome shotgun sequence DNA.
ATTACCTGCATCATCTCTTTCATCTCGAGGGTGAAGTTTCACGCCTTTGTTGAAAGCCATCCCTTTTACCTGATTTAAAAATAACACCAATTCCTCAGAGAAACAAATTATTGCTTCAAAGTTCCAAGGCACTAAAACATTTTAGGTACACATAGCATTAAATACAAAATGGAAATAGATCACACATTTATCCAATTTTTTCTTCACGGTGCTTCTAGTTTCAGTTTTTTACCATATGTGAAAAGTATTTAGAGCACGTTCCATAATCTGATGATAAAGAGATAAATAGATTCTCAGAGTTCCCTCATGATTGATGGGATTCTTAATTTTCAAGTCATACTATAAAGTGATATTGAGTTCAGATATTTATGGTTTTCATATGGAAATCTTCTATTCTTTATGAGTTAAGCTGACAACACAAGTCCTTATCTCACTCACTTTCAGGAACAAAGACCCCATGGAAGGTTAAGATTGCAtaggtttttattttaaaagtacgAACACGGATGACATACTGTACGAAAAAAGATTATACCTTTTGACTACTACAAAGTAAATAGCGAGAACCATTAATATATGTAACatattacttaaaaaaaaagtgagccATATCTGTATGCTTTAGCATTTTTATTGGTCAACGGCACTCTGGTGGAAGCTGTTCAGGGTCATTGACAACTCCTTATTCCTGCATGCCAGCACCACTGAAGAAATCAAATCAGGTTTTCTGGGGGTTTTGCTAGAAGAATGAAGCCAAGAATTTGTGGCATTCTTCCTGATTAGCACTATTATGAATATTGTTCCAAAGACCAGGAAAAATATGGTTAGTTTGCTTCTTTATGGTCTACGAAAAATGGTCCTTTAAGGTGTGGCACATAAAAACCTTCTGCAGAGTAAGAAGGCACTGTCAGTAAAATGTGTTGTTAGTTTGCTTCAGTTAGTTTTATATTCTTACTCTTGTTAGTGTTTCATCTTTCCTCGAATTTGCATCCCTCTCCCTTTCAATCAATAAAGTAAAGTATTCTCTCTAAGACCATTGCAATTAGGCTAAAAAGACATCATAAACTTAAAGCAATAAAGTTATGCAGTCAACAGTACATGAAACTAGTTTTCGGACAGGGAGGAAAATGCTTCATACCATAGCACGAAACATGCAGCGCCCATCACCTGTTATTTTCTGTACTGAATAACGTTCTACTTTCTTTAAGGCTGGCGAAGCTCCACCTCtacaataaaaaattagagAAGTAACACAAACAATTGTGAGATCAAACTAAGAACTTAATTCTaacaaatttagaatttaattGGCACTGAATTTAGGTAATCTTCAAGCCCTTCAACTGTTTATTGTTAAAGGTTAAGATACATAGATCTTTCATATGCTCTGAGTACCCGTGCCTAACAAGTGGGACGTGAGTCCGGATACTTGATGGGGATTCTTCAAGATGCACTAAAAGTTAGCAAAAACTGCAGATACCCATACTGGATACTTATACAGACACCTATATAATAAAGTGTATTGGTATGACAGTCCATGTAACATAGGTTGAAGCCATTTATGTCACAAGGTATAGTCCACAACCAATTATATACAGCATGATTAAGCTTTTATCTTATTGATAATCCTAGTGTTCAAGCCAACTTGAATGAACCTCAACTAATTTCATGAGGTATATGCTACCCCCCGCAAGGCTTGTGGCACACAAAACCGAAGCTAAGATTTCAACTTTATGGGTTATGAATTATACAATGACGATTTCAAGTGATGATAATTGGATTGTAAATtcaatatttgtatatatttaataaatttattaacaCAAATATACTGTTTGAGCAAAATCCATCGAGTTTCACTAGCTCTGCTCCTGGAACACTTGCTACCTCCTGGCTAACAGATGATAAAGAAATAACCTAATGTTTTTGCTTCCATTGAAATTTAAACCTAAGACGATTCTCAACTCACTTCACTGACCACTTAGCCACACAAGTGCAGTTAAAGATTGAGCTTTCTAaacaataacaaaacaaaaaaaataccaaCAGAATCCAAGCTagcaaataacaaaaaaaaagaggagtAACTTACAGTGACGGTCCTATTCTGGCAAAAAATTGATGACCGGTGGCGCCAGCAGAAAGGGCAAATGGTTTTCCTCTTTGATAAGGTCTATAACTGGAAGCAGAAACTGAAGCAACTGGAGAAGTAACCAGCTCAAACTGGGCGAATCCATGTCTCAGCTCATCAAGCACCATTTCTATAccaaaaaagttcaaaaaaaaatcagtatcaatcaatcaaattacacctcaatttcaaattaatgGTTTACTTTAGGCCCAATTTTGTAAGTGTAGTAGCTCAGTACCATTAGAGAGCATGGCCGCCATGAAAGCAGTTCAGTGCTTACTCCAAAAAGGGCCGTCTAACTTCAAGGCTAATCATTTATCCTCTCTCtgtagttaaattttaaaaaaaaaaggaaaaggaaaagtaaaataagtgtttggtcaaattttataaaatcagtttatttgtttattctaAAAAGGTACTTAAAAAATAACCTCAAATATGTAAtcaaaactttgaaaaaatgtttatttatgtTATCCGTAAAAAAATGGCTAATCtatgtcacttttatttgtGAAAATGTTCATCCATGTTATTATTtgtaaactaaaaatatttttgattttgtaaaacCATTTTGTACTGGTGATCAATTATGATTCAACCacgtcattaattaaattattttttaaaatggaaaaagttcaaatatgtcatcgaactttgagaaaagactcatttatgCTATCTAGTTACAATTTTaactcatctatgtcattttagttaataaataatgacatgaataagtcttttctcaaacgaaaatgacataaatgaacaaacttttaacatatgacataattaaatattttctcaaagtttgatggTATATTTGAGCCCCTCGAAAGAAAACATGTCTCCGTCATTCATTAAAAAGATGTGTTAATTGCtttaatcataaaatatttgtctaaattatattttttttcctctcttaaTGTCTCCGTCAATTATCACTTCATTATTGGAGCAGGGTAAATTTGGAGAAAAgtaattgataattttatttttaaaatgtcaaatatttcagaaaaaatttaatttgtgtaaTATCAAATATTAATGATCAGAAATGATAACTTCAATTAAAAGATTATGGGTGTGTTGAGACTCATAAGagtattgaatttttaatttttttaatatttgattggTTAATCCACTCAATCTTCGATCCTCATTTTTGGACTACCCCACCCTCCCGAGTCCAACCTACTCTCACATCTCACTTTCCACCTTTATAGTATTTTgttaaattatgtataaattttccTGCTTACTTTTcgattactaaaaataaataaacaatttactcattttctaattttttttttaatggctTCATGCCGGAGATATCTATAAGTTCATGCttctttatttcataaaattttgtatGCCTTTCAAACagtatatacaaataaagaaacaataaaaCCTACCCAACAGGGACCTAAACTTAACAAACATATTTGACTACTAGCAAATTAAAATTGTCATTAAAGGTATGTTAATTTGatcattttcaaattctttttataatttgttgCTATTTATTACTTCCACTTTCATATTACATGTCATAAGTGTTTTGCAAAAGAGCATTAATTAAGTAGGGtgaaaaagttagaaaatagaaaaaatttcatCGTCCCCATAACTAAAGAgtttatttatacaaattgtaacaacaaaaaaataaatatatgacaaTTGTCACAATTATGATAAACCATCgataattaaaattacttgACAAAATGTTCGCATTAATGGTTAAAGTACTTCTTAATTAACTTGTTTAAAGATTGTTGCATAATTATATCAATATGCAAGCTTGTTTAAATTGTTATTCAAAAGGTTGCACATATCTAAATTGATCAAATACATGTGATTCTCAATATTATAAGCTTTAATTATCTCGGGGGAGAAAAGTATTAGAAAATCAATCAGTTCAATTCAAATAGGAGAAAAATTAGGGATAAATATAATTTGCTGTTAGCACGTGTATATGAATTTGATACCTTTATCATGGCataaatatatgattaaaaCGTTTTAAGAGAATATATAACTTACTATATTGTTTGCACTTTACTGCCGTCATGAAGTAATTATTCCTCCCTcggtctcaatttatgtgacacatttcaaattttgaaattcaaacaagtatatctttgatagtaaatttttcatatatcttctAAATGTTTTGGATTatcaattattatgacttataatactttttacgtagtttacaaatatataaatttcatttaaacaaatttaaagATTTCATGCGCGAATTctcgatcaaacttaaactgtttgactctaaaaaaaaacgtgtcgcataaattgggacaaagaaaATACTTAATTAGTGTAATTATATTTCTCACTTGTTGACTAAACATATTAATTCTGAGTGTGTTTAGTAGgggaaaaatgttttttaagaaaataagttgGTTTCTTGTTGAAAATCTTAGTAGCTTACTTAGTTCATCACCTGAActttcatatttatttgttgGTGAATGTTTGATTTCCCACCTTGTTATTTCCGTCTTACCTCCTAtgtaatatttataaaaaaaaagagtttcttactttttttttttttatgttgacATGCaagcaaaaaatattatctcaaaagcaacaaacaacaacaCATACTCATTATGATTTCACAAGTAGGATATGAGGAGGTATGATGTACGCAAATCTATCCCTACCTTTCGGGAAGATAGATTGATACCAATAGACCCtcaacttaaaataatttttttaaagcagATTTGCAAGAAAAACATAACGGCAAGAGACGAAGCAAGACAACaacatataataattatatacatcAAAGAATATAAGAGAATACACGACTATTAATACTGAGAAGCTAAGTGAGGAGGCTATCCCTCTCCCACATAAGATGCAATAATACTCGACTATCTACTTCTAACCTTTCTATCCTAATCCCCGATCTTTATACTTTAAGGAGTCTTTTGATGTgagtgataaaaataaatagtcatGGGATAACAAAATAGTGATGAAATATCTTGTTTGGTAgccatgtttgggataacttatcccaccatttatgccatagtgatgagataaggtatcccatatacatggtgTGATAAGTTATCCTAGGATAACTAATCTTTACATAACTTATTCTCAATCAAACGATCTCTACGTATCTatagtcatgtcctcggtaaccaatattttacttttttgaatgaattttttttggatattatACAAGTGCACAAAAATACAAACCTTTATGACACAACAgagaagcctttgagttcaacaCATTTAACGGCCAAACCGAGTAAAGCTGTCATACAAGCACACTGGTaggtttttatttatttattatccaCTCTACCCATTTTAccctttccctttttcttttttctcatttttagtCCTCCCGCATAAGAAGTATCGAAAGCTCAAAATCAAAACACTCATAATAAACAGCTTCTTCTACATAGCTTTTATCTATTctcatttttttgttgaataaacCCAAGGCCTCTTTTCGATCTTCTCGATGCTCTTTTCTCCTTAAAAAATACTACTAAATCTTCTCTTCTCATCGATTCCTCAGATCTCTTCTGCTTGAATCTGGAGCTCTCATTCTcggtttgttttttttttctcggATTTGATCGTTAATTTTTGGtttaatttgattgattttcAGCTCTAAACCTGTGATTTCGTTTAATTAATTTACTAATTTTGTTAGCGTTGTGTTTTATTTCGTAATGTTCATGcaattaattgttattttttggtttgtttgtGTTTGTGAATCTTATGTGAGCTTAGCGTAGTCGGTTTCAGTGTAAAATTAGACTAATTGTGATGAATCGTTGTGTAGTATTGGATGGAATGTGTGTGAATGGAGTAAGGATGGAGGTAGAGGATTTGTGAAGTGGATCCTTGATTAGTTTTAGATTGAGGTATAGTTGATTGATTTTAGCTGAAGACTtgtgattttatttaattaattcgCTAATCTTGTTAGTGCGTCTACTTCGGAAGGTTCATGCATTGAAATTTCCTTAATTTCCTTTATCACTCACGCGAGCTTAGGGTAGCTGGTGCTCCGGTGTAAAAAAAGGTGAAATTATGGTTATTTCTTATATTCAATTAATATCATGTTGTTATTTTGACAGTATTGGATGAGATGTGTTTGAATAGAGCAGGATGAATATAGAGGATTCATTAAGTGGATCCTCGACTAGTTTTAGATTGAGGTATAGTTGATTGATCGGTTGACTGTTTGATTGATTGGTTGGTTGATTCTTGTGTTGATGTTAGTGAACTTTCAGTTATGGAACTGTACTGGTTACCTTGAAAATGCTAATCCTTGATGTATCTGTTAATTTGGTGTTTATTTGTGTATgttaataattagttttttttttcctgcaATCTCTTAGCTTCTATGGGGTAACTATTTGTGATTGATTTAATAACTGTATAGAGTTTACTGTTGAAGGGTGcataaaaattaaatctttGATTAGTCTCTAGACTAtgtgctcggactcttcaaaaatatcgaTGGGTGTGTCTCAGATCCTTCAAaattagtgcatttttggagaatccaagCATCATAGCCTCTGAATATGCTTCTCTTCATAGCTAGGTGATAGGTCTAACTATGTTAAATGAAGCTTTTGTTTGCTAGTTTCGTGTATGCTTAATAGTATCTAATTGAAATGTGGACATTGATTTGAAGCTAGTTGATTTCACCATGTCATTGATGGATTTAAAAATCTGTGAATTTTCCCCTCTTTAAATGAGATTGATTAGGTTAACCTATTTGCAGTAACTGGAGAATGGCTTCAACTTCACATCCTCCTGTGGCATTCAGTGGAAGTTTGGCTTCTAAAACTTCAGCTTCAGACCTACTTCGTAGCTCAAGAAATGGTGTTTGTGGTGTGCCATTGAAAGCCTTAGGGAGAGCACGATTGGGTTCTAAGAAGAGAGATTTTACAATTTCTGCAAAGGTTAGAAAGGTAAAGAAGCACGAGTACCCCTGGCCAGAGGATCCTGACCTTAATGTCAAGGGTGGAGTCCTCAGTCACTTATCACCTTTCAAGCCATTGAAAGAAAGACAAAAGCCGGTGACATTGGATTTTGAGAAACCTCTTATGGATCTGCAGAAAAAAATCATTGATGTAGGTTTTGTGACCTAATGCCATGATTCTTGTCTTGAGATTATTTCGTatatcaaaatagaaaaatgagCATTTTGTCAATTGTTACTGTTTCTCGAATGCAGGTTCAAAAGATGGCAAATGAAACTGGGTTGGATTTCAGTGATCAAATTATCTCACTTGAGAACAAATACCAACAGGTTTGGATGACTAAAATGACCTTCCACTTATTAAAGAACAAATAATTGGTTTTTGGTTGCTTAGTGTACttctttaattaagaaaatattactaGTGTTAAGTGTGTTCTAGGGGTTTCTGCAATCTTCTTGTTGGACTTCTTTTTCAGATTCTTTTGAATTTCAGTATTGATACCACAAGAAAGTATTAGTAATCTCATTCTCACATTAAGAAAATTTGGGCAGAACTGTGCtattttgtgaaaaatattaCACATGAATAAAAGTATTTAATAAATCATTAtcatagaaaaagaaatagcaACATTTGGACAGCCCCTTGctccttttttttaaatgagaaaTTTTTGTTGCATTACTGCTCAGAAAAGTGTCTTAATCCATGTACATATTACCATTTGTGGAGAAACTAATGTTGATCCTTTAATGAATTCCTTTCCAAGTGCATCATCATAATATAATGCTTTGTAAAGGATGCATATTTTTCTAACGCATGCTAGGGGGACTTAAGAAGAAAACAAGAGCAATCTGGGAAGGTCACAGGGAAATAATAAGATTCCGATCTGTAATAAagaattttaatttcaagtttttgTGATAAAACTGCCTACTGTTTGATTTTGTGTTCGAAGCTGGGATAAAGGGTAGAAAATATTCCTGTTTGGGGCTCTTgcctttttgttctttttgatCTTTGTACAAAGCTATGAATTTGAGACTGTTTTATAGCAGTAATCTCGAAGGTCAAATTATCTTAGCTAACAATATTAATGTTGCTGATAATGATGACATTTTACTGTCCTTTTCAGGCTCTAAAAGATCTATACACACATCTGACTCCTATACA
It encodes the following:
- the LOC125871734 gene encoding OVARIAN TUMOR DOMAIN-containing deubiquitinating enzyme 3 isoform X2, with amino-acid sequence MAAMLSNEMVLDELRHGFAQFELVTSPVASVSASSYRPYQRGKPFALSAGATGHQFFARIGPSLGGASPALKKVERYSVQKITGDGRCMFRAMVKGMAFNKGVKLHPRDERDDADELRMAVKEAICDDEKERLKYEEALVAITVEESLRRYCQRIGRSDFWGGESELLVLSKLCCQPIMVYIPEQE